TTGAGAGCCGTGTGGCAAAGCTGTTGCCGTTCGCATCTTTCACATGAACTACATCAAAAGAACCTGGATGCCTCTCCCGGTTTGTAATCACACCAATTCTTCCCAGGTTAGCACCTCCAGTCACCATGCACAGGTTACCTATATAGGAAGGAAATGGTAGTCAATGAGAGAGACAGGTTTCAAACAAAGTTGTTAATCTTTCAAGGTACAATTAATTTTCTGCTACTGTTGTGAACAGATTTGGAGGATGAGTCAATTACAAAAGGCTGTATCTCAATTCCCTCATGGCCACCAGAAAACTACAATGACACAAGGCTTTGCTTTTACATATTCACTGAACATTTCTTAAAAgacttgccttgttcctgatctgtTACTATATCAACAAAAGACATCTAGCTTTGGTTGCTAATtaggtgcatgctgctgctaagtcacttcagtcgtgtccgactctgtgtgaccccatagacggcagcctaccaggctcctccatccatgggattttccacgcaagagtactggagtggggtgccattgccttctccgaattaggTGCATATTAGACCACAAACCCAAAAAATAAAACCCTGTACCCAGACCTTGTTCAAGTCCTAGAttcaatcaatttaaaaattaaaagcaaagtacAGCTCTTATGCCTGCCTATGAGAATTCTGCCTAAAGAGAATGCCTATGTAGCAGAGGCTGCTTACCAGTGTCAAATTTGATGAAATCAGTAATCTTGCCAGTCTCCAAGTCAATCTGAATGGTATCATTCACCTTGATGAGGGGATCAGGGTAACGGATGGTACGAGCATCATGGGTTACCAGATGAGGGATTCCTTTTGTTCCCACAAATATCTTTCTTACTTTGCACAATTTATACTAGAAACACACAAGGTTAGCCACATCAGTCCAGCTCACAAGCACTATGCTCCAGAGTACGACAGTTCTGTCACCACTTTAAAGATGTAACCAGCAGCTAAAGAGCTACAGCTGAATAATGGTGTTCTTGACTTTTCTTCCCACTCCCCAATAAATTCATCTTGCACACTGGCCCCCCTTCTAGATTAATCTTCCTATTTCTTATGTGTTTTCTTCGTAGCACTGTATCAACCCCAAGGCTAAAAGTTCAAGGAACTGGAAGGCCTCACAACCTGGGAACTACCAGGAGGGCTAATCACCACCATTTCCTCCCCTCTCAAATGCAAATTACAGCCCCATTCTCAGGTTAAGTCTGGGACAGCTTGAATTCTTCCCTTCTACTCACCCAGCTAACAAGTGCCTCTTAATGGCTCCCTCTATATCACAATTGAATTTTGTCTCACAAAGGGCAATTGCATTACCAGTTCATCAAATCAACTATTTCACAAACCATTTCACTTTTGGATTTTTCACTCcccaaaatattctttaaatgaatCAAATCACCTTGATTCCATTGGACATGCTCTCCAGCCTGCTGGTAACAATG
This genomic interval from Bos indicus x Bos taurus breed Angus x Brahman F1 hybrid chromosome X, Bos_hybrid_MaternalHap_v2.0, whole genome shotgun sequence contains the following:
- the LOC113887164 gene encoding 40S ribosomal protein S4, X isoform isoform X2, translating into MQRFIKIDGKVRTDITYPAGFMDVISIDKTGENFRLIYDTKGRFAVHRITPEEAKYKLCKVRKIFVGTKGIPHLVTHDARTIRYPDPLIKVNDTIQIDLETGKITDFIKFDTGNLCMVTGGANLGRIGVITNRERHPGSFDVVHVKDANGNSFATRLSNIFVIGKGNKPWISLPRGKGIRLTIAEERDKRLAAKQSSG